In Molothrus aeneus isolate 106 chromosome 3, BPBGC_Maene_1.0, whole genome shotgun sequence, a single genomic region encodes these proteins:
- the ABCC10 gene encoding ATP-binding cassette sub-family C member 10, with translation MENILASLCGTSPEDPLPLWVRGSVGHCFNQLTLSVIPHVILAVVSACFLGTPRSGSGVPCRPSWGWRIATSFILAGLFLADTIPATISQQELGPVYLEVLANGTAALAWLVHGFALLMLHRSIHGFTRGPAALVLLTLLPLPSSIITLLWYCQRGTAWSPAHPGASARFTILCLQLASLLAYVVSYLFPTAARQDFLSINRSWQEDQPVSEPGIPVPDQQRVAEDGESWLSRFFYTWMNPLMKRGYQQKLNQPQDVYVLPHQLQAARVCDRFYSCWQKKAAFQQAEEETESLTSPIIAGGDGSSGAPDSPHHAQKAVRLLSVLHAAFGFRFYTLGLLKLADSLLDFSGPLLLNLLVNFMESRQEPLSHGILYALGLFAGSFLGALLRSQFRYEMNKVALMVRAAVISAIYRKALRVSSTSLARFTVGEIVNFMSTDTDRLVNFCYSFHELWSLPVQLAITLYLLYQQVGIAFLGGMALALLLVPINKIIANRIMVNNEEMLKHKDTRVKLMTEFLCGIRVIKFYAWEQHFSTRIKSCRAKELQKLRAISYLDALCVYMWAALPVVISIAIFVTYVLLGHQLTATKVFTALALVGMLILPLNSFPWVLNGILEAKVSLDRIQQFFELMDQDLEAYYALDNPSDPATAMEMQCADFSWVPAEEESTRQPSSTGTLQLHIENLSVRKGMLLGVVGKVGSGKSSLLAAITGELIKQGGRVYVCDLEQGFGLATQEPWIQFTTVRKNILFGREYDGRLFEEVLEACALSEDLNILPAGDQTEVGENGVTLSGGQKARIALARAVYQEKELYLLDDPLAAVDADVAKHIMWKCIFGVLKHKTRVLCTHRTEFLEKADALLLMDNGRIVKTGTPADILPLIEAFPKFKDTDKGDKDKAPNNQGQEEAIKTEAEEPTQNHNLIHKEEEKKEGAVAFQVYKAYWMAMGSCLAISILFSLFLMQASRNISDWWLSYWISSISQTANTSVMACSASLPSPELLLFSTAGLVSPIQDLDKTPAPPNGSVDVNFYLIVYGSIAGANSLFTIIRAFLFAYGALRAASVIHDRLLQRVLKATVTFFDSTPTGRILNRFSSDLYCVDDSLPFILNIFLANIYGLLGMLVIMTYGLPWIGLVLLPLAVVYFFIQRYYRFTSRELKRLHSITLSPIYTHFSETLSGLSTIRAMRATKRFELENQLHLEQNQRCLFASKTVMEWLDIRLQMIGVAVVTAIAGIAIIQHQKQLGNPGLVGLALSYALSVTHLLSGLIDSFTHTEMMMVSVERTEEYTTDIPMEPQDKFVQVSADWPSKGLVEFQQVVLAYRPGLPNALDGVSFTIYPGEKLGIVGRTGSGKSTLFLALFRMVEMKSGQILLDGVDSQLVGLEELRSRLAIIPQDPFLFSGSIRENLDPQGKRTDAELREVLEQCHLWDAVTQMGGLDSELGERGRSLSVGQRQLVCLARALLTQAKVLCIDEATASVDQKTDQLLQQTIRQRFADKTVLTIAHRLNTILDSDRVLVMQAGRVAELDSPARLSQKDGSLFQHLLHSRQQ, from the exons ATGGAGAATATCCTGGCTAGCTTGTGTGGGACCAGCCCAGAAGATCCACTCCCTCTGTGGGTTCGTGGCAGCGTTGGCCATTGCTTTAACCAGCTGACACTAAGCGTGATTCCTCATGTGATCCTTGCAGTGGTCAGTGCCTGCTTCCTTGGCACTCCGAG GTCTGGCTCTGGTGTGCCTTGCAGGCCAAGCTGGGGGTGGAGAATCGCTACCTCCTTCATACTTGCTGGCTTGTTCCTTGCTGACACCATCCCAGCCACcatttcccagcaggagctgggcccCGTGTACCTGGAAGTGCTGGCCAATGGCACCGCTGCCCTGGCATGGCTGGTGCACGGCTTCGCTCTTCTCATGCTCCACAGATCCATTCACGGCTTTACCAggggccctgcagccctggttCTCCTCACTCTCTTACCCCTACCTTCCTCCATCATCACCCTGCTGTGGTACTGCCAGAGGGGGACAGCTTGGTCCCCTGCCCACCCCGGTGCCTCCGCCAGGTTCACCATTCTGTGTCTGCAGCTGGCCTCTCTGCTTGCCTATGTGGTCAGCTACCTcttccccactgctgccaggcAAGACTTCCTCTCCATCAATCGTTCCTGGCAAGAGGACCAGCCCGTCTCAGAGCCAGGGATCCCAGTGCCTGACCAGCAGAGAGTGGCAGAGGATGGTGAGAGCTGGCTCTCCCGCTTCTTTTACACCTGGATGAACCCCCTTATGAAGCGTGGCTACCAGCAGAAGCTGAACCAGCCACAGGACGTCTATGTGCTTCCtcaccagctccaggctgccagGGTCTGCGACCGGTTCTACTCTTGCTGGCAGAAGAAGGCAGCTTTTCAGCAAGCAGAGGAGGAGACAGAGTCTCTTACCAGCCCAATCATTGCTGGAGGTGATGGGAGCAGTGGTGCTCCAGACAGCCCACACCATGCCCAGAAAGCTGTGCGCCTCCTGTCAGTCCTTCACGCGGCCTTTGGGTTTCGTTTCTACACCCTTGGACTTCTCAAGCTGGCTGACAGTCTGCTGGATTTTTCAGGTCCTCTGCTGCTGAACTTGCTGGTGAACTTCATGGAGTCACGGCAGGAGCCCTTGAGCCATGGGATTCTGTATGCCCTTGGGCTCTTTGCTGGCTCCTTCCTGGGCGCTCTCCTGCGGAGCCAGTTCAGGTATGAGATGAACAAGGTGGCTCTGATGGTGCGGGCTGCCGTCATCTCTGCCATCTACCGCAAGGCTCTGCGCgtcagcagcaccagccttgCCCGCTTCACTGTGGGGGAAATTGTCAACTTCATGAGCACGGACACCGATAGGTTGGTCAACTTCTGCTACAGCTTCCATGAGTTGTGGAGCCTGCCTGTCCAGCTTGCCATTACCCTCTACCTCCTGTACCAGCAAGTGGGGATAGCCTTCCTGGGGGGCatggccctggcactgctgctagTGCCCATCAACAAGATCATAGCTAACCGCATCATGGTGAACAACGAGGAGATGCTGAAACACAAGGATACACGAGTCAAG CTAATGACAGAGTTCCTGTGTGGCATTCGGGTGATCAAGTTTTACGCCTGGGAGCAGCACTTCAGCACCAGGATAAAATCCTGCCGGGCTAAAGAGCTGCAGAAGCTGCGGGCCATCAGTTACCTGGATGctttgtgtgtgtacatgtggGCAGCGCTCCCTGTTGTTATCTCCATTGCCATCTTTGTCACCTATGTCCTGTTGGGTCACCAGCTCACTGCCACAAAG GTGTTCACAGCATTGGCCCTTGTTGGGATGCTTATTCTACCCCTTAACAGCTTCCCATGGGTGCTGAATGGGATCTTGGAGGCCAAAGTTTCCCTGGATCGAATCCAGCAATTCTTTGAACTCATGGACCAGGACCTGGAAGCTTATTATGCCCTAG ATAACCCTTCAGATCCTGCTACTGCCATGGAGATGCAATGTGCAGACTTCTCATGGGTGCCAGCTGAGGAGGAGAGCACCAGGCAGCCCTCATCCACAGGCACTCTGCAACTGCACATCGAGAACCTGTCAGTGAGAAAG GGAATGCTCCTGGGTGTTGTTGGGAAGGTTGGCTCTGGCAAAAGCTCTCTGCTTGCAGCCATCACTGGAGAGCTCATTAA ACAAGGTGGACGAGTGTATGTTTGTGACCTGGAGCAAGGATTTGGTCTGGCCACACAGGAGCCTTGGATACAGTTTACCACTGTGCGCAAAAACATCCTTTTTGGGCGGGAATATGATGGCAGGCTGTTCgaggaggtgctggaggccTGTGCCCTCTCTGAGGACCTAAAT attttaccAGCAGGTGACCAGACAGAGGTGGGTGAAAATGGTGTGACACTCAGTGGGGGACAGAAGGCTCGAATAGCCCTTGCCAGAGCTGTTTACCAG GAGAAAGAACTTTACCTCCTTGATGATCCTCTGGCTGCTGTTGATGCAGATGTAGCCAAACATATTATGTGGAAATGCATTTTCGGAGTTCTCAAACATAAGACCAGGGTCCTTTGCACTCACAGGACAGAGTTTTTGGAGAAGGCCGATGCCTTGTTGCTGATGGACAATGGCAGGATAGTTAAGACAG GCACACCAGCTGATATCCTGCCACTCATTGAAGCCTTCCCCAAGTTCAAGGATACAGACAAGGGGGATAAGGATAAAG CCCCTAATAATCAGGGACAGGAAGAGGCCATAAAGACAGAGGCAGAAGAACCAACCCAAAACCATAATCTCATCCacaaggaggaagagaagaaagaaggggCGGTGGCTTTTCAGGTGTACAAGGCCTATTGGATGGCAATGGGCAGCTGCTTAGCAATATCAATCCTCTTCTCACTGTTCCTGATGCAAG CATCCAGAAATATCTCGGATTGGTGGCTGTCATACTGGATCTCCAGCATATCCCAGACAGCAAATACCTCTGTGATGGCCTGCTCAGcttccctgccttccccagagctgcttctcttcTCCACTGCTGGGCTTGT ttCCCCCATTCAAGATCTGGACAAGaccccagcccctcccaatGGCTCAGTGGATGTGAATTTCTACCTGATAGTTTATGGGAGCATTGCAGGGGCCAATTCCCTGTTCACCATTATTCGGGCGTTCCTCTTTGCTTATGGTGCTCTCCGGGCTGCCTCTGTCATTCACGACCGCCTGCTCCAAAGGGTTCTAAAG GCCACAGTCACCTTCTTTGACAGCACACCAACAGGCCGCATCCTGAACCGCTTCTCCTCAGACCTGTACTGTGTGGATGACAGCCTGCCATTCATCCTCAACATCTTCCTAGCCAACATCTACGGGCTCTTGGGCATGCTGGTGATAATGACCTATGGCCTCCCTTGGATTGGTCTGGTCTTGCTCCCTCTGGCTGTAGTCTACTTCTTCATCCAGCGCTATTACCGATTCACATCGCGGGAGCTGAAGCGCCTGCACAGCATCACCCTGTCTCCCATTTACACCCACTTCTCAGAGACCCTCTCGGGACTGAGCACCATCAGAGCCATGCGGGCAACAAAGAG GTTTGAGTTGGAGAATCAGCTGCATCTGGAGCAGAACCAGCGCTGTCTCTTTGCCAGCAAAACAGTGATGGAGTGGCTGGACATCCGCTTGCAGATGATTGGGGTTGCTGTGGTTACTGCTATAGCAGGGATTGCCATCATCCAGCACCAGAAGCAGCTGGGAAATCCAG gacttgtgggCCTGGCACTCTCATATGCCCTGTCTGTCACACACCTGCTCTCAGGCCTCATTGACAGTTTCACTCACACAGAAATGATGATGGTGAGTGTGGAGCGGACAGAGGAGTACACCACAGACATCCCTATGGAGCCTCAGGATAAATTTGTCCAG GTTTCTGCTGACTGGCCAAGCAAGGGGCTTGTGGAGTTCCAGCAGGTGGTCCTGGCATACAGACCAGGCTTGCCTAATGCACTTGATGGCGTGAGCTTCACTATTTACCCTGGAGAGAAGCTGGGCATTGTGGGTCGCACAGGCTCTGGGAAATCCACCCTTTTCTTGGCCCTTTTCCGTATGGTGGAGATGAAATCAGGCCAGATTCTCCTTGATGGTGTTGACAGCCAGCTAGTGGGCTTGGAGGAGCTGAG ATCTAGGCTGGCCATCATCCCTCAGGATCCATTTTTGTTCAGTGGCTCAATCAGAGAAAACCTGGATCCCCAGGGAAAACGGACGGATGCTGAGCTCCGCgaggtgctggagcagtgcCACCTGTGGGATGCTGTTACTCAGATGG GTGGACTGGACAGCGagctgggagagaggggaaggagTCTGTCTGTGGGACAGAGGCAGCTGGTGTGTCTGGCCAGAGCCCTCCTGACGCAGGCCAAG GTGCTGTGCATCGATGAGGCCACAGCCAGCGTGGATCAGAAGACagaccagctgctgcagcagaccATCCGCCAGCGCTTCGCTGACAAAACTGTTCTGACAATTGCCCACAG